Proteins from a genomic interval of uncultured Methanocorpusculum sp.:
- the secY gene encoding preprotein translocase subunit SecY → MGELLDRMEPLLARMPAVKPPEGHVHFKNKLMWTAAVLLLYFILTNIPVFGLSATSIDVFEYYRALLAGAQGTILHLGIGPIVTASIVLQLLRGADLIKINTSDQRGQVIYMGLQKVLIFVMIILEALPNVLGGWMSADPAVSAFFGGNAGFVMLLIFLQICIGGVLVMFMDEVVSKWGIGSGVGLFIVAGVAQGLINGFFNWEATTDQFAVGFFPRLFQVIADGANFIDYFGLQLLALVTTVGLFFIIVYVESTRIEIPLAHANVRGARSRFPVKLVYASVLPMILVRVLQANVQMIGMFLSSIGFTALGEFNGSTPLNGLMWYLAPINQPQDWMWWLSSFTGTGHAIWEVILRVGIDCTVMILGGALFAIFWVKTAGLDSKHVARQIQNSGMQIPGYRRSPAVLERYLDRYIPRVTVIGGVFIGLLSVMANMLGIIGFVGGTGLLLTVSIIYRLYEQIANEQMMEMYPFMRGFFDKE, encoded by the coding sequence ATGGGAGAACTGTTGGATCGAATGGAACCCCTGCTGGCCCGAATGCCGGCAGTCAAGCCACCGGAAGGTCACGTCCACTTCAAAAACAAACTGATGTGGACTGCTGCGGTGTTGCTGCTGTATTTTATTTTAACGAACATTCCGGTGTTTGGTCTTTCCGCCACATCAATCGATGTTTTTGAGTATTACCGTGCCCTTTTAGCTGGTGCACAAGGTACTATTCTGCATCTTGGTATTGGACCAATCGTTACCGCATCAATCGTTTTGCAGTTACTCCGCGGTGCAGATCTGATTAAAATCAACACGTCAGATCAGCGTGGCCAGGTAATCTACATGGGTCTGCAGAAGGTCCTTATCTTCGTCATGATTATTCTTGAAGCCCTGCCAAATGTGCTGGGCGGATGGATGAGTGCTGATCCAGCTGTTTCAGCATTCTTCGGCGGGAACGCCGGATTTGTCATGCTGTTGATCTTCCTGCAGATCTGTATTGGTGGTGTCCTTGTTATGTTTATGGATGAGGTCGTCTCCAAATGGGGTATCGGGTCCGGTGTCGGTCTTTTTATCGTCGCAGGAGTCGCCCAGGGTCTTATTAACGGATTCTTCAACTGGGAAGCAACGACCGATCAGTTCGCGGTCGGATTTTTCCCGAGATTGTTCCAGGTCATCGCCGATGGTGCAAACTTTATCGATTACTTCGGTCTGCAGCTCCTGGCTCTCGTAACAACCGTTGGACTGTTCTTCATTATCGTGTATGTTGAATCAACCCGTATTGAGATCCCCCTTGCTCATGCAAATGTTCGCGGTGCAAGGTCAAGATTCCCGGTAAAACTTGTCTATGCAAGTGTTCTCCCGATGATTCTTGTCCGTGTGCTGCAGGCAAACGTCCAGATGATTGGTATGTTCCTTTCGAGTATAGGATTCACAGCACTTGGCGAATTTAACGGCTCAACGCCGCTTAATGGTCTGATGTGGTACCTTGCTCCGATCAACCAGCCCCAGGACTGGATGTGGTGGCTCTCCTCATTTACCGGAACCGGTCATGCCATATGGGAAGTTATTCTCCGTGTTGGTATTGATTGTACGGTGATGATTCTTGGAGGCGCCCTCTTTGCAATATTCTGGGTCAAGACAGCAGGTCTCGATTCAAAGCATGTTGCCCGGCAGATTCAGAACTCCGGTATGCAGATCCCCGGCTACCGGAGATCTCCCGCCGTTCTCGAACGTTATCTCGACAGATACATTCCTCGTGTAACTGTTATTGGAGGGGTGTTCATCGGTCTTCTGTCTGTCATGGCAAATATGCTTGGTATCATCGGTTTTGTTGGTGGAACCGGTCTGCTGCTGACCGTCTCGATCATTTACCGTCTGTATGAACAGATCGCAAATGAGCAGATGATGGAGATGTATCCGTTTATGCGGGGCTTCTTCGATAAAGAATAA
- a CDS encoding uL15m family ribosomal protein, translated as MPVNKRSKFRGTRTCGGGTHKNRRGAGNRGGRGAAGWRDHNFTRWYLLGKTEGKHGFVSKISVTYEVLDIGDLDQMIPDLVARGIATQNGDVITLDAAQIGVEKILGGGKVTHKLTITAENFSGRAVAKIEELGGTTQTSE; from the coding sequence ATGCCAGTAAACAAGCGTTCAAAGTTCCGGGGGACCCGCACATGTGGTGGGGGTACCCACAAAAACCGCCGTGGTGCAGGTAACCGTGGAGGTCGTGGAGCAGCCGGATGGCGTGACCACAACTTTACCCGCTGGTATCTTCTCGGTAAAACCGAGGGAAAACACGGATTTGTCAGTAAGATATCTGTAACGTATGAGGTTCTTGATATTGGCGACCTTGATCAGATGATCCCTGATCTTGTTGCCCGTGGAATTGCAACTCAAAACGGAGATGTTATTACTCTTGATGCCGCACAGATTGGTGTAGAGAAGATCCTTGGCGGTGGCAAAGTCACTCACAAACTTACCATCACTGCAGAGAACTTCTCAGGCCGTGCTGTTGCTAAAATCGAGGAACTGGGTGGAACCACCCAGACCTCCGAATAA
- a CDS encoding 50S ribosomal protein L30 → MYAVVQVRGVVNTRRDIKETLKILRLHHINHCVLVPETPEYLGMIRKAKDFIAFGEVDDATLATILTTRGRLTGNKPLTEEYVKSATSYGSIEEFAAALVNGEVRMKDVPELKPVLRMHPPRKGYKTTKRTYTQGGALGYYGTEINDLLIKMR, encoded by the coding sequence ATGTACGCTGTCGTTCAAGTTCGCGGTGTGGTCAACACCCGCCGTGACATCAAGGAAACCCTGAAGATTCTCCGTCTTCACCACATCAACCACTGTGTTCTTGTGCCTGAGACCCCCGAGTACCTCGGTATGATCCGTAAAGCAAAGGATTTCATTGCCTTTGGTGAAGTTGACGATGCGACGCTCGCAACTATCCTCACTACCCGTGGAAGACTTACCGGCAACAAGCCGCTCACTGAAGAGTACGTGAAATCTGCAACCTCCTATGGAAGCATTGAAGAATTTGCAGCTGCTCTTGTCAACGGTGAGGTCCGTATGAAAGATGTCCCCGAACTTAAGCCGGTGCTTCGTATGCACCCGCCAAGAAAGGGATACAAGACCACGAAACGCACGTATACCCAGGGCGGTGCCCTTGGTTATTACGGTACGGAGATCAATGATCTTCTGATCAAAATGAGGTAA
- a CDS encoding 30S ribosomal protein S5, which yields MAYEQEVWVPVTGLGKKVMAGEFASFDEILASGQPIKEAGIVDAMLPDLVDEVLCIDMMQRMTDSGRRIKFRAVVVIGNKNGYVGFGQGRDVQVGTAIKKAITNAKLNIVKVRRGCGSWECGCGMKHSVPMEVTGKAGSVAVTLKPAPKGIGLVTGDVGKKVLALAGIQDVWVNTSGNTRTTLNFAKATYNALRETNLIRIGGRK from the coding sequence ATGGCTTACGAACAGGAAGTATGGGTCCCAGTAACCGGTCTTGGCAAGAAAGTCATGGCAGGCGAATTTGCAAGCTTCGATGAGATCCTTGCAAGCGGACAGCCCATCAAAGAGGCAGGCATTGTCGACGCAATGCTTCCCGATCTTGTTGACGAAGTCCTCTGCATCGACATGATGCAGCGTATGACCGACTCCGGACGTCGTATTAAGTTCAGAGCTGTGGTCGTCATCGGCAACAAGAATGGTTACGTTGGTTTTGGCCAGGGCAGAGATGTTCAGGTTGGAACTGCAATCAAGAAAGCAATCACAAATGCAAAGTTGAACATTGTCAAAGTCCGCCGTGGATGCGGTTCATGGGAATGCGGCTGTGGTATGAAACACTCCGTACCGATGGAAGTCACCGGTAAAGCCGGCTCCGTTGCCGTTACCCTTAAACCAGCTCCGAAAGGAATCGGTCTTGTGACTGGTGATGTTGGTAAGAAAGTACTTGCCCTCGCGGGAATTCAGGATGTCTGGGTTAACACGAGTGGAAACACGAGAACTACTCTTAACTTTGCAAAGGCAACCTACAATGCACTTCGTGAAACGAATCTGATTCGCATCGGAGGGCGCAAATAA
- a CDS encoding 50S ribosomal protein L18, giving the protein MAINGRYFVQFRRRREGRTDYYQRQRLIVSGRNRMVVRKTNRHIIIQLIAAQMDGDFTLVHVNSRELVNFGYKGYLGNTPAAYLTGMLFAVRAQKAGYDGGIADIGLQVASTGARVFAAIKGAVDAGFDVPVGESILPDDDRCNGAHIAEYDERFAGLVENVEATKDAIMKELE; this is encoded by the coding sequence ATGGCAATTAATGGAAGATATTTCGTTCAGTTCAGAAGACGCCGTGAAGGCAGAACTGATTACTACCAGCGCCAGCGTTTAATCGTTTCTGGTAGAAATCGTATGGTTGTCCGTAAGACAAACCGCCACATCATTATCCAGCTCATCGCAGCTCAGATGGACGGCGACTTCACTCTTGTTCACGTCAACAGCCGTGAACTGGTGAACTTCGGATACAAAGGATACCTTGGAAACACCCCTGCAGCATACCTCACCGGCATGCTCTTCGCAGTTCGTGCACAGAAAGCCGGATATGATGGTGGAATCGCAGATATCGGTCTGCAGGTTGCATCGACCGGTGCACGCGTGTTTGCTGCAATCAAAGGTGCCGTCGATGCAGGTTTCGACGTCCCGGTAGGAGAATCAATCCTTCCGGATGACGATCGCTGCAACGGCGCCCACATCGCTGAATATGATGAGCGCTTTGCTGGTCTCGTTGAAAATGTCGAGGCTACAAAAGACGCAATTATGAAGGAGCTGGAGTAA
- a CDS encoding 50S ribosomal protein L19e: MSDLASQRRIAASVLGCGENRVWFNPEKLSDIQNAMSREDIRNLIDEGAISSHQKKGISRGRVRARMVKRSYGHGKGPGRRSGAKGARTPSKTQWIKKIRAQRKELRAQREAGSITPTEYRRLYRRAAGGQFRNVAHMKTQIELVTSRRE; encoded by the coding sequence ATGAGTGATCTCGCATCCCAGCGCAGAATCGCCGCATCCGTTCTTGGCTGCGGTGAAAACCGTGTATGGTTCAACCCGGAAAAACTCTCTGACATCCAGAATGCAATGTCCCGCGAGGATATTCGCAACCTCATTGATGAGGGTGCAATCTCTTCCCACCAGAAGAAAGGAATTTCCCGTGGACGCGTCAGGGCCCGTATGGTCAAGCGTTCATACGGACACGGAAAAGGTCCGGGACGCCGGAGCGGTGCAAAAGGCGCCAGAACCCCGTCCAAGACCCAGTGGATCAAAAAGATCCGTGCCCAGCGTAAAGAACTCCGTGCTCAGCGTGAAGCAGGATCCATCACACCGACCGAATACCGCAGACTTTACCGTCGTGCAGCAGGTGGTCAGTTCCGTAACGTCGCTCACATGAAAACTCAGATTGAGCTCGTAACCTCCAGGAGGGAGTAA
- a CDS encoding 50S ribosomal protein L32e, with protein sequence MASEIKKLIKARGAKKSSRFARQCLQAKVKLADSWRRPRGLHSKQRKDYRAKGAHPEAGFGAPKAVRGFHPSGYREALVFTPVELDAVDPATTAVRIGASVGGAKRSVIQTKAAELGIKVLNPKEAKVAVTPAAQPAEEVKADE encoded by the coding sequence ATGGCGAGTGAAATCAAGAAACTTATCAAAGCTCGTGGAGCTAAGAAGTCATCCCGCTTTGCCCGCCAGTGCCTCCAGGCTAAAGTAAAACTGGCAGACAGTTGGAGAAGACCACGCGGTCTCCACAGCAAACAGCGCAAGGATTACCGTGCAAAGGGTGCACACCCCGAAGCAGGTTTCGGAGCACCGAAAGCAGTACGCGGATTCCACCCGAGCGGATACCGCGAAGCTCTCGTCTTTACTCCGGTCGAGCTTGACGCTGTTGATCCGGCAACGACTGCTGTACGCATTGGTGCGTCAGTCGGCGGTGCAAAACGCAGCGTTATCCAGACCAAAGCAGCTGAACTCGGCATCAAGGTCTTGAATCCGAAGGAGGCAAAAGTTGCCGTTACACCGGCTGCACAACCCGCAGAAGAGGTGAAAGCAGATGAGTGA
- the rpl6p gene encoding 50S ribosomal protein L6, whose protein sequence is MAELIFEIPKGVTITKTGDLVTVKGSKGELTRTMYHPAITITIADGSVTLVSTSARRSVYALLGTYKAHLGVMSKGVSEGYEYHMKIVYNHFPIQVKVAGDKVEIGNFLGEKQARYANIVAGVKVKVQGDELILNGINRETIGNTAANVEQACKVRNRDPRVFQDGIYIISRGD, encoded by the coding sequence ATGGCAGAATTGATTTTCGAAATCCCCAAGGGCGTAACCATCACCAAGACTGGTGATCTCGTTACCGTGAAGGGATCTAAAGGTGAACTTACCCGTACGATGTACCACCCTGCGATCACTATCACTATCGCAGACGGTTCAGTTACGCTTGTAAGCACTTCCGCAAGACGCAGTGTGTATGCACTGCTTGGAACCTACAAAGCACACCTCGGTGTCATGAGCAAAGGTGTATCCGAAGGATACGAATACCATATGAAGATTGTGTACAACCACTTCCCTATCCAGGTCAAAGTTGCCGGCGACAAAGTCGAGATCGGAAACTTCCTTGGTGAGAAGCAGGCACGGTACGCAAACATCGTAGCAGGTGTCAAAGTAAAAGTCCAGGGCGATGAACTGATCTTAAACGGCATCAACCGTGAGACGATCGGCAACACCGCAGCAAATGTCGAACAGGCATGCAAAGTCAGAAACCGTGATCCGCGTGTCTTCCAGGACGGCATTTACATTATCAGCAGAGGCGACTAA
- a CDS encoding 30S ribosomal protein S8: MTKQNPIADAMSAIKNAGDTGKLAVTVEPASRLFGDMLKVMQEYGYITGFEKIDDGRGGQFQIALSGGINKCGVITPRFSVKVEDLESWEIRYLPGKGFGIIILTTSKGVMSHEQARKLGIGGELLGYVF; this comes from the coding sequence ATGACAAAACAGAATCCTATCGCAGACGCAATGAGCGCTATCAAGAATGCTGGTGATACTGGTAAACTTGCAGTGACCGTTGAACCGGCAAGCCGCCTCTTTGGTGACATGCTTAAGGTCATGCAGGAATATGGCTACATCACCGGCTTTGAAAAGATCGACGACGGCAGAGGAGGTCAATTCCAGATTGCTCTCTCCGGCGGCATCAACAAATGCGGTGTAATTACCCCGCGTTTCTCGGTGAAAGTTGAGGACCTCGAGTCCTGGGAAATCAGATACCTTCCGGGAAAGGGCTTTGGAATTATCATCCTGACCACTTCCAAGGGAGTTATGTCCCACGAACAGGCACGTAAGCTCGGCATCGGTGGCGAGCTTTTAGGGTACGTCTTCTAA
- a CDS encoding 30S ribosomal protein S14: protein MAAKDNGKVQQKKYGRGANQCQLCGRKQGLVRRYNIYFCRQCFREWAPTMGFKKMN from the coding sequence ATGGCAGCAAAAGACAACGGCAAAGTCCAGCAGAAAAAGTATGGCCGCGGTGCAAACCAGTGCCAGCTTTGCGGACGTAAGCAGGGACTTGTGCGCAGATACAACATTTACTTCTGCCGTCAGTGCTTCCGCGAATGGGCACCCACCATGGGCTTTAAGAAGATGAACTAA
- a CDS encoding 50S ribosomal protein L5 — protein sequence MTDMQTPFVAKVVVHMGVGEAGERLVNAENIIADLTKGAKPIRSYARNTLPAFGIRKGQPIGCKATLRGKKAMDFLDMALKTYAVENVLHTRQFDATGNFGFGIEEHTDFPGQAYDPKIGIYGMDIIAVIEKKGTRTARRKIQQKKINSKLHVAREESMKFVTETFGIEVE from the coding sequence ATGACTGATATGCAGACCCCGTTCGTTGCAAAAGTCGTCGTCCACATGGGCGTCGGCGAAGCAGGTGAGCGTCTTGTCAATGCCGAGAATATCATAGCTGACCTGACCAAAGGTGCAAAACCAATCCGCTCCTATGCCAGAAACACTCTTCCGGCATTTGGTATCCGTAAAGGACAGCCGATCGGATGCAAAGCCACTCTTCGCGGCAAAAAGGCAATGGACTTCCTTGATATGGCACTCAAAACCTACGCTGTGGAAAATGTTCTCCACACCCGTCAGTTTGATGCAACCGGCAACTTTGGTTTCGGTATCGAAGAACACACAGACTTTCCGGGACAGGCATATGACCCGAAGATCGGTATCTACGGTATGGATATCATCGCTGTTATCGAAAAGAAAGGAACCAGAACCGCACGCAGAAAAATCCAGCAGAAGAAGATCAACAGCAAACTCCATGTGGCTCGTGAAGAATCCATGAAGTTCGTTACTGAGACCTTCGGCATTGAGGTGGAGTAA
- a CDS encoding 30S ribosomal protein S4e codes for MTRTKRMTAPDAWQIARKESKYVVSTSSGPHDGSALPIGIWLRDHMQFALNTKEVRKILHDRRVLLNGHVVTDEHIGIDVFDIISFPKIDKHYMILVDEKGRHNEYEITADAAKFQLVKVANKTTIKGGKTQINLTSGANFIGEDNCKGKDSLVIGIAGDDRFAVQQHFPYAVGNMAIIIGGQHTMKTGKLVEILVQESSLPNRVVIEDANGNKFETIEDYVYMIGTTESFLKTWGVDA; via the coding sequence ATGACCCGAACCAAGAGAATGACTGCACCGGATGCATGGCAGATCGCCAGAAAAGAAAGCAAATATGTCGTCAGCACCTCAAGCGGTCCGCACGATGGTTCTGCTCTTCCAATCGGCATCTGGCTCCGTGACCACATGCAGTTTGCATTAAACACCAAAGAAGTCAGAAAGATTCTGCACGACCGTCGGGTCTTACTGAACGGTCATGTTGTAACCGATGAGCACATCGGAATCGACGTCTTTGATATCATCAGCTTCCCGAAAATCGACAAGCACTACATGATCCTTGTCGATGAGAAGGGACGCCACAATGAATATGAGATCACTGCAGATGCAGCCAAGTTCCAGCTCGTAAAAGTTGCAAACAAAACCACCATTAAAGGCGGCAAGACACAGATCAACTTAACCAGCGGTGCAAACTTCATCGGTGAAGACAACTGTAAAGGCAAAGACTCGCTCGTTATCGGCATCGCCGGCGACGACCGTTTCGCAGTCCAGCAGCACTTCCCGTATGCAGTCGGCAACATGGCAATCATCATCGGCGGACAGCACACAATGAAAACCGGAAAACTCGTGGAGATTCTTGTTCAGGAATCATCTCTGCCGAACCGTGTCGTCATTGAGGATGCAAACGGCAACAAGTTCGAGACCATTGAAGACTATGTCTACATGATCGGAACCACCGAGTCCTTCCTGAAAACCTGGGGTGTTGACGCATGA
- the rplX gene encoding 50S ribosomal protein L24: MARISSTQPRKQRKFRYNAPIHTRGAFLHSPLASDLRQKYGKRSFRVVTGDTVKVLRGEFKGIEGVVDEVDVKNTKILVHGVYVKKANGEDVPRPLDPSKIMITKLNTKDAVRVERLEVKA; this comes from the coding sequence ATGGCACGTATTTCAAGCACTCAGCCAAGAAAGCAGCGGAAGTTCCGGTATAATGCTCCGATTCACACTCGTGGTGCATTTTTACACTCCCCTCTCGCGAGCGATCTTCGCCAAAAGTATGGAAAGCGCAGTTTCCGTGTTGTTACCGGCGATACTGTCAAAGTACTCCGTGGTGAATTCAAAGGAATCGAAGGTGTTGTTGACGAAGTAGATGTCAAAAACACGAAGATCCTTGTTCACGGAGTTTATGTCAAGAAAGCCAACGGCGAAGATGTCCCAAGACCACTCGATCCGTCCAAGATAATGATCACCAAACTCAACACAAAAGATGCAGTGCGTGTTGAACGTCTTGAGGTGAAGGCATAA
- a CDS encoding 50S ribosomal protein L14, which produces MKGLTSKIPRALQTGSKMVCADNTGARVVQIVSVFGYHGVKNRQPKMGLGDLATVSVKKGTPDMKRKLVRAVVVRQKKEFRRPNGLRVSFEENAMILLNENGDPRGTDIKGPVAREVAERFPKVGSMATIII; this is translated from the coding sequence ATGAAAGGCCTAACATCCAAAATTCCGCGCGCACTTCAGACCGGCTCAAAGATGGTCTGTGCAGACAACACGGGTGCCCGTGTTGTACAGATTGTTTCCGTCTTCGGTTATCACGGTGTTAAAAACCGGCAGCCTAAGATGGGACTTGGAGACCTTGCGACTGTTTCAGTCAAGAAAGGAACTCCCGACATGAAACGCAAGCTCGTTCGAGCTGTCGTTGTCCGTCAGAAGAAGGAATTCCGTCGCCCCAACGGCCTCAGAGTCTCCTTCGAAGAGAACGCAATGATCCTCCTCAATGAAAACGGCGATCCGCGTGGAACCGACATTAAAGGTCCGGTTGCCCGTGAAGTCGCAGAACGTTTCCCCAAGGTTGGATCAATGGCAACCATCATTATCTAA
- a CDS encoding 30S ribosomal protein S17 produces the protein MAKNIGLNVAVPEKDCDDVNCPFHGSLPVRGQVITGKVVSERMQGTVVVERSFLHKVQKYDRYEKRSSKIHAHMAPCLNAKIGDEVKIAECRPLNKTTSYVVVEVTKE, from the coding sequence ATGGCAAAAAATATCGGCTTAAATGTTGCAGTCCCAGAGAAGGATTGTGACGATGTAAATTGTCCGTTTCACGGCAGCTTACCGGTGCGCGGCCAGGTGATTACCGGTAAGGTCGTAAGCGAACGAATGCAGGGAACTGTTGTCGTCGAGAGGAGCTTTCTTCATAAAGTCCAGAAATATGACAGATATGAGAAACGCAGCTCCAAAATCCACGCACACATGGCTCCATGCCTCAACGCCAAAATCGGCGACGAGGTAAAGATTGCAGAGTGCAGACCACTGAATAAAACGACCTCCTATGTAGTTGTCGAGGTGACTAAGGAATGA
- a CDS encoding ribonuclease P protein subunit: MITPQNILRHELIGLFVSVESSPNRYEEGLSGIIIDETRNTLRINTGNGIKCLEKQRKLLRVTLPDSVQVIIDGNALSVSPTRRVSMRVSPYRKV; encoded by the coding sequence ATGATCACTCCACAGAATATACTCAGACATGAACTTATCGGTCTTTTTGTATCTGTGGAGTCCTCACCGAACAGATATGAAGAAGGGCTTTCCGGGATCATCATCGATGAGACCAGAAACACTCTTCGGATTAATACAGGGAATGGCATTAAGTGCCTGGAGAAACAACGTAAGTTACTCCGGGTGACCCTCCCGGACAGTGTTCAGGTGATAATAGACGGCAATGCTTTGTCTGTTTCTCCAACGCGGCGCGTAAGTATGCGCGTAAGCCCATATCGTAAGGTATGA
- the rpmC gene encoding 50S ribosomal protein L29: MAIFRAKEVAQFSDAELVENEQKLKIELIQNYGKVSAGGAPENPGKIREVRRTIARIKTEQTKRQA, encoded by the coding sequence ATGGCTATCTTCAGAGCAAAAGAAGTCGCCCAGTTTTCCGATGCTGAATTAGTCGAGAATGAGCAGAAGCTCAAGATCGAACTGATCCAGAACTACGGAAAAGTCAGCGCCGGTGGTGCACCGGAAAACCCCGGAAAGATCCGGGAAGTTCGCAGAACTATCGCACGTATCAAGACTGAACAGACCAAACGTCAGGCATAA